One part of the Coturnix japonica isolate 7356 linkage group LGE22C19W28_E50C23, Coturnix japonica 2.1, whole genome shotgun sequence genome encodes these proteins:
- the AQP2 gene encoding aquaporin-2, translated as MMWELRSVAFTRAVLAEFLATLVFILFGLGSALNWPSASAPSILQIALAFGLAIGTLVQALGHISGAHINPAVTVACLIGSHVSFLRAVFYVVAQLLGAVAGAAILHEITPADSREGLAINKLHNETTTGQAVTVELFLTFQLVLCIFASTDERREDNVGSPALSIGLSVAVGHLLGIRYTGCSMNPARSFAPAVIVGDFSDHWVFWVGPLVGAAAASIIYNYILFPQSKTFSERLAIFKGMEPEEDWAEREARRRQSVELHSPQTLPRGMSEKVF; from the exons ATGATGTGGGAGCTCCGCTCTGTCGCCTTCACCCGGGCTGTCCTGGCAGAATTTCTGGCCACCCTGGTCTTCATCCTCTTCGgcctgggctctgctctgaaCTGGCCTTCAGCTTCTGCCCCGAGCATCCTTCAGATTGCATTGGCTTTTGGCTTGGCTATCGGCACGCTGGTCCAAGCTCTGGGGCACATCAGCGGAGCTCACATCAACCCAGCAGTGACAGTAGCTTGCCTTATTGGTTCCCACGTCTCCTTCCTGCGTGCAGTCTTCTATGTGGTGGCCCAGCTCCTGGGGGCTGTGGCAGGGGCTGCCATCCTACACGAGATCACCCCAGCCGACTCGAGGGAAGGCTTGGCCATCAAcaag CTGCACAATGAGACGACGACAGGGCAGGCGGTGACTGTCGAGCTCTTCCTCACCTTCCAGCTCGTCCTCTGCATCTTTGCTTCCACTGATGAACGCCGGGAGGACAACGTGGGGTCTCCTGCTCTGTCCATTGGCCTTTCTGTTGCCGTTGGACATCTCCTTGGG ATCCGTTACACTGGTTGCTCCATGAACCCAGCCAGATCCTTTGCCCCAGCTGTAATTGTTGGAGACTTCAGTGATCATTGG GTCTTTTGGGTGGGCCCCCTGGTTGGGGCAGCAGCCGCATCCATCATCTACAATTACATTCTGTTCCCACAATCCAAAACCTTCTCGGAGAGGCTCGCCATCTTCAAGGGCATGGAGCCAGAGGAGGACTGGGCAGAGCGCGAGGCACGGCGGCGGCAGTCGGTTGAGCTGCACTCCCCACAGACCCTGCCAAGGGGGATGTCTGAGAAG GTTTTCTAA
- the FAIM2 gene encoding protein lifeguard 2 has protein sequence MTQGKLTVNNKPPNPEGQGEKKDNATAPPAPPTYEEATAGEGLKMGTYPPPPSVPLHPSWAYVDPSTSPSYGSGAYPGDTEMLTSFSWDDRNVRRVFIRKVYAILLVQLLVTLVIVAFFTFCEPVKGYVQVHSGWYWASYAVFFVTYLILACCSGPRRYFPWNLILLSIFTLSMAYLTGMLSSYYDTKSVLLCLGITALVCLSVTIFSFQTKFDFTSYQGILFVMLMVLFFGGIILAVILPYKYVPWLHAIYALLGAIIFTMFLAFDTQMLMGNRRYSLSPEEYIFGALNIYLDIIYIFSFLLQFFGSSQE, from the exons ATGACCCAGGGCAAG CTCACAGTGAACAACAAGCCCCCCAACCCTGAGGGGCAGGGGGAGAAGAAGGACAATGCTACAGCCCCACCGGCCCCTCCAACCTATGAGGAGGCAACAGCAGGAGAGGGGCTGAAGATGGGTACTTACCCTCCTCCCCCATCCGTCCCATTGCACCCCAGCTGGGCTTATGTAGACCCCA gCACGAGCCCCAGCTATGGCAGCGGGGCGTACCCTGGGGACACAGAGATGCTCACATCCTTCAGCTGGGACGACCGGAATGTGCGCAGAGTGTTCATCAGGAAG GTTTATGCCATCCTGTTGGTCCAGCTCCTGGTGACTCTCGTCATTGTTGCTTTCTTCACCTTCTG tgaaCCGGTCAAGGGATACGTCCAGGTGCACTCTGGTTGGTACTGGGCTTCCTA tgctgttttctttgtgaccTACCTGATTCTTGCTTGTTGCTCTGGGCCCag gaggTATTTCCCATGGAACCTGATCCTGCTGAGCATCTTT ACCCTCTCCATGGCTTATCTCACTGGGATGCTTTCCAG TTATTATGACACCAAGTCAGTTCTTCTGTGCCTGGGGATCACTGCCCTGGTGTGTCTTTCTGTCACCATCTTCAGCTTCCAGACCAAG TTTGACTTCACCTCCTACCAGGGCATCCTCTTTGTGATGCTCATGGTGCTCTTCTTTGGTGGCATCATCCTGGCTGTGATTCTGCCCTACAAATAT GTCCCCTGGCTCCATGCGATCTACGCTCTGCTTGGTGCCATCATCTTTACCATG TTCCTGGCCTTTGATACGCAGATGCTGATGGGGAATCGCCGATACTCATTGAGCCCAGAGGAATACATCTTCGGAGCCCTCAATATCTACCTGGACATCATCTACATCTTCTCCTTCTTACTCCAGTTCTTTGGCTCCAGCCAGGAGTGA
- the BCDIN3D gene encoding RNA 5'-monophosphate methyltransferase, translating to MIWDDLGGLFELSRLHNSMFPSPSQQTSHPTPGTFLLRNLSPRSLFPPDVTQPQDNMAAPRKEEGRALEPGAAPYGNFPHYSRFHPPEGRLSLLPGGLLRRLFPSDHRPLLGLDVGCNSGELSVALYRHLLGLQEGKGSPEQPADRRDLHLLCCDIDPVLIERAQQSSPFPNSISFANLDIMDSNTREPFLSSYLSRFGRSTFDISFCMSVTMWIHLNHGDRGLVEFLAFLSSLCRYLLIEPQPWKCYRAAARRLRKLGRNDFDHFRSLAIKGDMAERITQILTRDCTMELVCCFGNTSWDRSLLLFKSNGLNHEGGETSEQQQ from the exons atgaTCTGGGATGATCTGGGAGGTCTTTTCGAGCTCTCACGATTACACAATTCAATGTTCCCATCACCCTCACAGCAAACCTCCCATCCAACCCCGGGAACCTTCCTCCTGCGGAACCTTTCCCCCCGCTCTTTGTTCCCTCCCGACGTCACACAACCACAGGACAACATGGCGGCGCCCAGGAAGGAGGAGGGTCGTGCTTTGGAGCCCGGTGCTGCTCCTTACGGGAACTTCCCCCATTACTCCCGTTTCCACCCCCCCGAGGGTCGCCTTTCCCTCCTGCCCGGTGGGCTCCTGAGGCGGCTGTTCCCCTCTGACCACCGCCCGCTGCTGGGCCTCGACGTGGGCTGCAACTCCGGG gagCTAAGTGTGGCTCTATACCGGCATCTGCTTGGCCTTCAGGAGGGCAAAGGCAGCCCGGAGCAGCCTGCAGATAGGAGGGATCTGCACCTTCTGTGCTGTGACATTGATCCGGTGCTGATTGAGAGggctcagcagagcagccccttcCCTAACTCCATATCCTTTGCCAACCTGGACATCATGGACTCCAACACCAGAGAGCCATTCCTCAGCTCCTACCTGAGCCGTTTTGGCCGCTCCACTTTTGACATCAGCTTTTGCATGTCTGTGACCATGTGGATCCACCTGAACCATGGGGACAGAGGCCTGGTGGAGTTCCTGGCCTTCTTGTCCTCTCTGTGCAGGTACCTGCTGATTGAACCCCAGCCCTGGAAGTGCTACCGAGCAGCTGCCCGCCGCCTGCGGAAGCTGGGCAGGAATGACTTCGATCACTTCCGATCTCTTGCCATCAAAGGGGATATGGCAGAGAGGATCACACAGATCTTAACAAGGGACTGCACCATGGAGCTGGTGTGCTGCTTTGGAAACACCAGCTGGGACAGAAGCCTCTTGCTTTTTAAATCCAATGGCTTAAATCACGAGGGTGGGGAGacttcagaacagcagcagtga